The Avibacterium sp. 20-132 genome segment TACCAACACATCTTTTACGCTTGCTTTCACATTAAAATTGCGTAATTGTTGTTCAATTCGTTGTGAGGTTTCCAAAATTTCCTCACGGGTGATATTTTGCTCTTCCACTTCACGCTTATCTAATAAATCTAAACTTGGCAGTGGTGTGGTCGGTTTTTCCGCTTTTTTCACTTGTTGTTGAAAGGCAGGGTGAATTAATGAATCCCCATAAGGTTTGTAAGCTGGCTGGCTGATCTCTGATTTACTCTCTGTCGGCTGAGTATACGTTGTTGGTAATTTTTCGGTAAGAATATGCGTTAGGGCTTCCTCTGCATTGATTTCCTTTGCGCGCTGTTCCATCTCCGCTAAACGTTGTTGTTCTTGTTCTGCAAATTGACGTGCCAATTCATCCATTTCATTCTCTTGCTCTGCCCAATTTTCTGTTTCTGAATGGTTTTCTGAGGAATAATCAGGAATGGATACCTTTAATTCAGGTTCCTGCGTTATTGCAGAAAATTCGCTGGAAAAATCCACCGCACTTGGTAAATCAGCCACATTTGGTAAATTTGTCTGCACCGCTGAATTCTTCTGTGCTACAACAGGTTGAACAGGCTCAACCATTGTCTGTTCTGTGCTTACGCCAATTTGTGTAGCTGGGCTTGTTACTGTACTTGCTTGAGGAAGACGCACATTCGGCAATGGCTCTTCTTGCCCTACATCATAATTGGAAAGGGATTCCATTTGGCGCGGATCAAAAAACTCTTGGTTATTGGAAACGGCTTGGCTTTGATTATGTGCAAGTGGCACTTCTGGCTGAACAAATTCTTGTAAGCCACTAATTTGAATAAAGGTTTGGTTATCTTTATTTTGCTCTTCGCTTGCTTCGCTTTGCTCTGCATTTTCATTTTGTAATGACGAAATTGGCGCTGGCTTTTGGATAATAATTTCTTCTAAAGGCTCAGATTCGCTGTTTGCTTGCGGCTCAGTTGGCATTGCCATCGCAGGGGTTTTATCTTCATTCATTGTAAGCCAATAGTAAAATCTGATGAAAAGCTGTATCAGCGCCTTACCAGAACATAAAATAAACCCGGCGATTGCAGACAATAAGGCACATAAAATCACCCCCGCTTTACCCAAAAGAGGATAAAGCGCAACCACTAAGCTTCCACCCAACACCCCACCAGCCAGATAAGCGCTGGTATTAGAGAGCAATAACGTCGCTAATGCAGTTAAGCCACTAAAGAGTAAAACGCCCCCGAAAGTGCGAAGAATGGCTTTAATCCAAGTGATCTGAGTGAATTTTTTCGTTTTGAATAAATAAATAGGCACAAAGCATAAAATAAAAGGAATTAAATTGCCGATATGTCCAAACAAGGTGAAAAATAAGCCGATGAGCCAAGCACCCAACGCCCCTGCTTTATTGAGGGTTTCAGGCTGCGAGGAAGACACCGCCCACGTGTTATCAAAAGGGCTGTAACTTGACCAAGCAATAATCAAATACAAACCAAATAAAGAAATGACACCTAAACACAATTCTGCAATATATTGTTTTGGTGTGAGTTTTGCTGTAATTCGTTTAATCATCTTATTTTAATTGTAAAAAATTGGTCTGTTTCACTTCTTCCATTACCACATAGGTACGGGTATCATTCACACCGGGCAAACGCAATAAGGTTGTGCCAAGCAATTTGCGGTATGCTGCCATATCCGCTAC includes the following:
- a CDS encoding DNA translocase FtsK; translation: MIKRITAKLTPKQYIAELCLGVISLFGLYLIIAWSSYSPFDNTWAVSSSQPETLNKAGALGAWLIGLFFTLFGHIGNLIPFILCFVPIYLFKTKKFTQITWIKAILRTFGGVLLFSGLTALATLLLSNTSAYLAGGVLGGSLVVALYPLLGKAGVILCALLSAIAGFILCSGKALIQLFIRFYYWLTMNEDKTPAMAMPTEPQANSESEPLEEIIIQKPAPISSLQNENAEQSEASEEQNKDNQTFIQISGLQEFVQPEVPLAHNQSQAVSNNQEFFDPRQMESLSNYDVGQEEPLPNVRLPQASTVTSPATQIGVSTEQTMVEPVQPVVAQKNSAVQTNLPNVADLPSAVDFSSEFSAITQEPELKVSIPDYSSENHSETENWAEQENEMDELARQFAEQEQQRLAEMEQRAKEINAEEALTHILTEKLPTTYTQPTESKSEISQPAYKPYGDSLIHPAFQQQVKKAEKPTTPLPSLDLLDKREVEEQNITREEILETSQRIEQQLRNFNVKASVKDVLVGPVVTRYELELQPGVKASKVTNIDTDLARALMFRSIRVAEVIPGKPYIGIETPNLHRQMVPLRDVLDSPAFRESKSLLSMALGKDISGNPVIVDLAKMPHLLVAGSTGSGKSVGVNTMILSLLFRVKPEEVKFIMIDPKVVELSIYNDIPHLLTEVVTDMKKAANALRWCVDEMERRYQLLSALRVRNIEGYNEKIDEYNAMGMPIPNPIWRPGDTMDTMPPALEKLSYIVVIVDEFADLMMVAGKQIEELIARLAQKARAIGIHLILATQRPSVDVITGLIKANIPSRIAFTVASKIDSRTILDQGGAETLLGRGDMLYSGQGSSDLVRVHGAFMSDDEVARVADDWRARGKPNYIDGILDSADEEEGEVARSGDEGDLDDLFDEVMNFVIETGTTSASSIQRRFRVGFNRAARIMDQLEEQGIVSPLQNGKREILARRSDY